In the genome of Ignavibacteriales bacterium, one region contains:
- a CDS encoding CPBP family intramembrane metalloprotease, translating to MKNELKKLWLIIKQLDRKVVIVFLSVAILQTVSWYFTSRKFFRANLFSDYQFHQHVYLIEYLYWFIGDFFTFFVLPLIIIKLFLKEKIKDYGFIPGDYKIGLKITFLFLVIMLPLVWIASSLPEFSKTYPHLPSAKSSWEIFLIFEAGMLMYMFSWEFIWRGFMLFGLEPKFGYYSVLIQMIPFLILHNGKPAPETFGSIIAGIALGILALRTRSFLYCVIVHMSVIFSIDLFSSLRFRADDYGIGISSFINILSKIF from the coding sequence ATGAAAAATGAATTAAAAAAACTCTGGCTGATCATAAAACAACTGGATAGGAAGGTTGTGATAGTCTTTCTTTCTGTCGCAATTCTTCAAACAGTATCATGGTATTTCACATCCAGAAAATTTTTCAGAGCAAACCTGTTCAGTGATTACCAGTTTCATCAACATGTTTATTTGATTGAATACCTTTACTGGTTCATTGGCGACTTCTTTACTTTTTTTGTACTCCCTTTAATCATCATCAAACTTTTTCTGAAAGAGAAAATAAAAGATTACGGATTCATTCCGGGTGATTATAAGATTGGACTAAAGATTACATTTTTATTTTTAGTAATAATGCTTCCGTTAGTCTGGATTGCTTCATCTCTCCCGGAATTCAGTAAAACATATCCTCATTTGCCATCAGCAAAATCTAGCTGGGAAATTTTCCTCATCTTCGAAGCAGGAATGCTGATGTATATGTTTTCGTGGGAGTTTATCTGGCGAGGATTCATGCTTTTCGGACTTGAGCCGAAATTTGGATACTACTCCGTTTTGATTCAGATGATACCATTCCTGATTTTGCACAATGGCAAACCTGCACCGGAAACATTCGGCTCAATCATCGCGGGAATTGCATTAGGGATACTCGCATTACGAACAAGATCATTTCTGTATTGTGTTATAGTTCATATGAGTGTAATTTTTAGTATCGATTTATTTTCATCATTAAGATTCAGAGCTGATGATTATGGAATCGGGATAAGTTCATTCATTAATATTCTTTCAAAAATTTTCTGA
- the groES gene encoding co-chaperone GroES — MGKLKLNPLADRVIVKPNEAEEKTKGGIILPDTAKEKPVEGTVVAAGSGKVADDGKQVKMEVKVGDKVLYGKYSGTEVTIDGEEYLIMRESDIFAIIG; from the coding sequence ATGGGTAAACTAAAGTTAAATCCATTAGCTGACAGGGTTATTGTAAAACCAAATGAAGCTGAAGAAAAAACCAAGGGCGGAATCATCCTTCCAGATACTGCTAAAGAAAAACCGGTTGAAGGAACCGTAGTTGCTGCCGGTTCTGGTAAAGTTGCCGATGATGGAAAACAGGTTAAGATGGAAGTAAAAGTTGGTGATAAGGTTCTGTATGGAAAATACAGCGGAACAGAAGTAACAATTGACGGCGAAGAATATCTCATCATGCGTGAGAGTGATATTTTCGCAATTATCGGTTAA
- the groL gene encoding chaperonin GroEL (60 kDa chaperone family; promotes refolding of misfolded polypeptides especially under stressful conditions; forms two stacked rings of heptamers to form a barrel-shaped 14mer; ends can be capped by GroES; misfolded proteins enter the barrel where they are refolded when GroES binds) has translation MSSKLIEFDSEARGKIKKGVDKLANAVKVTLGPKGRNVILEKKFGAPTVTKDGVSVAKEIELEDAVENMGAQMVREVASKTSDVAGDGTTTATVLAQAIYREGLKNVTAGANPMDLKRGIDLAVNKVIDYLKSVSKEVEGRNEIAQVGSISANNDKSIGDLIADAMEKVGKDGVITVEEAKGTETALEVVEGMQFDRGYISPYFVTDTEKMESILEDPFILIHDKKISAMKDLLPVLEKVAQQGRSMLIIAEDLEGEALATLVVNKIRGTLKIAAVKAPGFGDRRKAMLEDIAILTGGTVISEERGFKLENATVSYLGTAKKIVIDKDNTTIVEGAGQTDDIKKRINEIKAQIEKTTSDYDKEKLQERLAKLSGGVAVLKIGASTEVEMKEKKARVEDALHATRAAVEEGIVAGGGVAFVRAISVLDKVTGENTDQTTGVKIIQKALEEPLRQIVNNAGIDGSVVLAKVKEGKDDYGFNAASEHYENLIKAGVIDPTKVTRTALENAASVSSLLITTEAVVYEKKEKEAPAPAMPGGMGGMDGMY, from the coding sequence ATGTCTTCAAAATTAATTGAGTTTGATAGCGAAGCGCGTGGTAAGATAAAAAAAGGTGTAGATAAATTAGCTAACGCAGTTAAGGTTACCTTAGGACCAAAGGGTCGTAATGTAATCCTTGAAAAGAAATTCGGTGCGCCTACTGTAACCAAAGACGGTGTTTCAGTTGCTAAAGAAATTGAACTCGAAGATGCTGTGGAAAATATGGGTGCCCAGATGGTTCGCGAAGTTGCATCCAAAACTAGTGATGTTGCGGGTGATGGAACAACAACAGCTACAGTTCTTGCTCAGGCAATTTATCGTGAAGGATTAAAGAACGTTACAGCAGGCGCAAATCCAATGGATCTGAAAAGAGGAATTGACCTGGCTGTAAATAAAGTAATTGATTACCTGAAATCTGTAAGCAAAGAAGTTGAAGGACGCAATGAGATTGCACAGGTTGGTTCAATTTCAGCAAACAATGATAAGTCAATCGGTGACTTGATTGCAGACGCTATGGAAAAAGTCGGTAAAGATGGTGTTATCACAGTTGAAGAAGCAAAAGGAACAGAGACAGCTTTAGAAGTTGTTGAAGGTATGCAGTTCGATCGCGGATATATCTCTCCCTACTTTGTTACCGATACAGAAAAGATGGAATCAATTCTTGAAGATCCTTTCATCTTAATTCACGACAAAAAAATCTCTGCAATGAAAGACCTTTTACCTGTACTTGAAAAAGTTGCACAGCAAGGACGTTCAATGTTGATCATTGCTGAAGATCTTGAAGGTGAAGCACTCGCTACATTAGTTGTAAACAAAATTCGCGGCACACTGAAAATCGCTGCTGTTAAAGCTCCCGGATTCGGTGACAGAAGAAAAGCAATGCTGGAAGATATTGCAATACTTACAGGCGGAACTGTAATTTCAGAAGAACGCGGATTCAAACTTGAGAACGCAACTGTTTCATACCTTGGAACTGCGAAGAAAATTGTCATTGATAAAGACAATACAACAATAGTTGAAGGTGCCGGACAGACAGATGATATCAAAAAACGCATTAACGAAATAAAAGCTCAGATAGAAAAAACAACATCTGACTATGACAAAGAAAAACTACAGGAAAGATTAGCAAAACTTTCAGGTGGTGTTGCAGTACTAAAAATTGGTGCTTCAACAGAAGTTGAAATGAAAGAAAAGAAAGCAAGAGTAGAAGATGCTTTACACGCAACCAGAGCAGCAGTTGAAGAAGGTATAGTTGCAGGCGGCGGTGTGGCTTTCGTAAGAGCAATTTCAGTTCTTGATAAAGTTACAGGCGAAAACACAGACCAGACAACGGGTGTTAAAATAATCCAGAAAGCTCTTGAAGAACCGTTAAGACAAATAGTAAACAATGCCGGCATCGATGGTTCAGTTGTTCTTGCTAAAGTTAAAGAAGGTAAAGACGATTACGGATTTAACGCAGCTTCAGAACATTACGAAAACCTGATTAAAGCTGGTGTTATCGATCCTACAAAAGTTACAAGAACAGCACTTGAAAATGCAGCTTCTGTATCATCACTCTTAATTACAACTGAAGCAGTTGTTTACGAAAAGAAAGAAAAAGAAGCTCCGGCTCCAGCTATGCCAGGCGGTATGGGTGGAATGGACGGAATGTATTAA
- a CDS encoding UbiA family prenyltransferase, with product MKSVENSFAKAIYQKVDDLIENSEKKTLKIRLLLYLRCIRIKEVILIGGVTFLGLLFSVQNLSFALLMDWALVMISTYLLLGHVYLYNDWQGYAYDRNDLNKQDKPVVSGKISLTEIKILAIILLLVSLSIALYFSVWMMIVGLTIAFLNFIYSNNKIFLKSVPVMSSMLHGVGATLGFKFGTLYQGEWTASATLFGIYFGIVYAAGHLNHEITDFESDKNSGVPTHAVVFGKTKAFKASFILFSVSFLYITALSFYNILPRLLIAGVSLAYPIYVFFYMNTLKQNLSHGSMINFRTQYRMLYLLWGIFLAICIAI from the coding sequence TTGAAATCAGTGGAAAATTCTTTCGCCAAAGCTATATATCAAAAGGTCGATGATCTGATTGAAAATTCTGAAAAGAAAACTCTGAAGATCAGATTACTACTTTATTTACGATGCATCCGGATCAAAGAAGTAATACTCATAGGCGGTGTAACTTTTCTGGGACTCCTTTTCTCAGTTCAAAATCTTTCATTTGCGCTGCTAATGGATTGGGCTCTTGTAATGATCTCCACATATCTTCTGCTGGGACATGTTTATCTTTACAATGACTGGCAGGGTTATGCTTATGATAGAAATGATCTGAATAAACAGGACAAACCTGTTGTGAGCGGAAAAATCTCTTTAACAGAAATAAAAATTCTGGCTATAATATTACTTCTGGTTTCGTTATCCATTGCGTTATATTTTTCTGTCTGGATGATGATCGTTGGACTCACTATAGCCTTTCTGAATTTTATATACAGCAACAATAAAATATTTCTTAAAAGTGTACCGGTTATGTCTTCAATGCTTCATGGAGTTGGGGCAACACTCGGATTTAAATTCGGTACATTATACCAGGGTGAATGGACTGCGTCAGCAACTCTGTTCGGTATATATTTCGGAATAGTTTATGCAGCCGGACATTTAAATCACGAAATCACAGACTTCGAATCTGATAAGAACTCAGGTGTCCCGACACACGCTGTGGTATTCGGAAAAACCAAAGCGTTCAAGGCAAGTTTTATTCTGTTTTCAGTTTCATTCCTTTACATTACTGCACTTTCATTTTACAATATACTTCCAAGGCTTCTTATAGCCGGAGTCTCTCTAGCTTATCCTATTTATGTGTTCTTCTACATGAATACGCTAAAACAAAATTTGAGTCACGGTTCAATGATAAACTTCAGAACACAATACCGTATGCTTTATTTGCTGTGGGGTATTTTTCTGGCAATTTGTATCGCCATATAA
- a CDS encoding glycosyltransferase family 39 protein, whose amino-acid sequence MLFIIGFVIALHIPFLSQAYHVDDWVYLTAAQKFLEKGYSSFHGFSEQMGISVPNFYITHPLLWPWIVSVFLEIVQTLNENYIHLLVIPFSIIAALSALSIAKRFTENYLIVTILLIVSPAFMLMSHVVMTDIPTLAFFLMSVGFFLYGIENESTSRLILSGFSATMAWAVSYQALFLIVLFPAYLKITGKSLNFKNLIPVFIPVFFFVLWCVDTAITFGIPHPFVSILWGEAKDVYSIGNFLPKLISNINAIGAVVIFSLSILLVYSSQKFYRAIILLFLPMIFLLTLLFMEGYYISHKILFSFFLTSGIIIFIRTIILLKKSISEKNTAHLFLAFWALSFFTAIAAILPLGIARYLLPGVLPLIIIFVNDIREYFPVGYKKVALSGIASTLILAILLSMADYKYANVYKQFADEIKDKFPEKNIWFSGESGFRLYMQNKGFRYLLINDERPVKGDIIVIPTEIWPVKLAVIKDRSILLERIAYTSEFPFRILNQEARAGFYTHIGAMLPYSISRSRFEEFSIYLVEKSAIN is encoded by the coding sequence GTGCTATTTATTATTGGATTTGTGATTGCACTTCATATCCCCTTCCTATCACAGGCATATCACGTAGATGACTGGGTTTATCTTACTGCCGCACAAAAATTTTTGGAAAAAGGATATAGCTCCTTCCATGGATTTAGTGAGCAGATGGGAATCAGTGTACCCAATTTTTATATTACTCATCCGTTGTTATGGCCATGGATAGTGTCGGTTTTTCTTGAGATTGTACAAACACTCAATGAAAATTATATACATCTCCTCGTTATACCATTTTCAATTATAGCTGCGTTATCAGCCCTATCGATTGCAAAACGGTTTACCGAAAATTATTTGATTGTAACGATACTCCTTATTGTCAGTCCTGCGTTTATGTTAATGTCACATGTTGTTATGACGGATATTCCAACACTTGCGTTTTTCCTGATGTCGGTTGGATTTTTTCTTTATGGAATTGAAAATGAATCAACCTCGCGATTAATATTATCAGGATTTTCTGCCACAATGGCGTGGGCTGTTTCCTACCAGGCACTTTTTCTTATTGTGTTGTTCCCTGCCTATCTTAAGATCACAGGCAAAAGTCTCAATTTTAAAAATCTTATTCCAGTTTTTATCCCAGTTTTCTTTTTTGTTTTATGGTGTGTTGATACTGCAATTACTTTTGGTATCCCGCATCCATTCGTCTCCATACTATGGGGTGAAGCAAAAGATGTTTACAGCATCGGGAATTTTCTTCCGAAATTAATTTCAAATATAAATGCGATCGGTGCAGTTGTCATTTTCTCTTTGAGTATTCTGCTCGTCTATTCATCACAAAAGTTTTACAGAGCAATCATACTTTTATTTCTGCCAATGATTTTTCTGTTAACACTCTTGTTTATGGAAGGATATTACATTTCACATAAAATATTATTTTCATTCTTTCTTACGAGTGGAATAATAATTTTTATACGGACTATCATTCTTTTGAAGAAATCAATTTCAGAAAAAAACACAGCGCACCTATTTTTAGCTTTTTGGGCACTAAGTTTTTTTACCGCTATTGCTGCAATTCTGCCGTTGGGAATTGCCAGATATCTTTTACCTGGAGTACTTCCATTGATCATAATTTTTGTAAATGACATTCGGGAATATTTTCCTGTCGGCTATAAAAAAGTGGCATTGTCAGGAATTGCATCAACTTTAATCCTTGCAATCTTATTATCGATGGCTGATTACAAGTATGCAAATGTTTATAAACAATTCGCTGATGAGATAAAGGATAAGTTTCCGGAAAAAAATATCTGGTTTTCGGGGGAGTCAGGATTTCGTCTTTATATGCAAAACAAGGGATTCAGATACTTGCTTATAAATGATGAGCGACCTGTGAAGGGAGATATAATTGTAATCCCGACAGAAATATGGCCGGTAAAGCTTGCGGTAATAAAGGACAGGTCTATACTCCTTGAGCGTATAGCCTACACTTCTGAATTTCCTTTTAGAATTTTGAACCAGGAAGCAAGAGCCGGTTTTTATACTCACATCGGGGCTATGCTGCCTTATTCAATTTCCAGAAGCCGGTTTGAAGAATTTTCTATATACCTTGTTGAAAAATCTGCAATTAACTGA
- a CDS encoding bifunctional glycosyltransferase family 2/GtrA family protein — MNKRTPILSIIVPIYNEEKTLSLCIDKVRKIEDENLRLEIILVDDCSTDNSLVEAKAIEKKYGNIKLVSHTTNQGKGAAIRTGIAHTSGDFVAIQDADLEYDPNELKKLIVPLVNDEADVVLGSRYLTGDLHRVLYFWHTQGNRLLTFLSNMFTDLNLTDMETCYKVFRAEVIKSIEIEENRFGFEPEIIAKISQMRVRIFEMGISYRGRTYEEGKKIGFKDAIRTLYCILHYNGHSAPIPLQFMIYVVLGGIAALVNLFVFISLYSINLPVEYAAPIAFAAGAIVNYLLIIALLFRHKARWSTPVELLLYTLIVALVGLFDLGITITLIESGISPQLSKIIASILGVLLNFSARRFIVFPEPTPGPWKPQNPFVTKGQ, encoded by the coding sequence ATGAATAAAAGAACTCCCATACTCAGCATAATAGTTCCGATTTATAATGAAGAGAAAACTCTTTCTCTCTGCATAGATAAAGTGAGAAAAATTGAAGATGAAAATCTTAGACTGGAAATTATTCTTGTCGATGATTGTTCAACTGATAACAGCCTTGTTGAAGCAAAGGCAATTGAAAAAAAGTACGGGAACATTAAATTAGTCAGTCATACAACAAACCAGGGCAAAGGTGCTGCTATAAGAACCGGTATCGCTCACACCTCAGGTGATTTTGTAGCAATACAGGATGCTGATCTTGAATATGATCCTAATGAATTAAAAAAATTAATTGTTCCCCTTGTAAATGATGAGGCTGATGTAGTTTTAGGTTCAAGGTATCTTACAGGCGATCTTCATCGTGTGCTTTACTTCTGGCATACACAAGGCAACAGGCTACTTACTTTTCTGTCCAATATGTTCACTGATCTGAATCTGACTGATATGGAAACGTGTTATAAAGTATTCAGAGCTGAAGTAATTAAATCAATTGAAATAGAAGAGAACCGGTTTGGCTTTGAACCGGAAATCATTGCAAAGATTTCACAGATGCGTGTAAGAATTTTTGAGATGGGAATTTCTTACAGAGGCAGAACATACGAGGAAGGGAAAAAAATTGGTTTTAAAGATGCGATAAGAACCTTGTATTGTATACTTCACTATAACGGACACTCTGCACCTATTCCACTTCAGTTTATGATTTACGTAGTCCTCGGAGGAATAGCAGCACTAGTAAATCTGTTTGTATTTATAAGTTTATACTCGATAAATTTACCTGTAGAATATGCAGCACCTATCGCATTTGCCGCGGGTGCAATTGTAAACTATTTATTGATCATCGCCCTGCTGTTCCGTCATAAAGCGAGATGGAGTACTCCGGTAGAATTGTTGCTTTACACATTGATTGTCGCACTGGTCGGTCTATTCGACCTTGGAATTACAATTACGCTGATTGAATCAGGCATATCTCCTCAACTATCAAAAATAATCGCGAGTATACTTGGTGTACTTCTGAATTTCAGCGCAAGAAGGTTTATAGTTTTTCCTGAACCGACACCGGGACCCTGGAAGCCGCAGAATCCGTTCGTTACAAAAGGACAGTAG
- a CDS encoding glycosyltransferase family 39 protein: protein MIKERADSKSLQKFISISLVLFLLTNLVFAVFQVNNSPYDHDELQHVHIGWNVHNGKIIYKDFFEHHGPVFAFFNSFHFDIFALQPETDTIVTLRYASFISLIAILCITFLIGREIFQSNFAGLFASALLSGLLFIREASTEVRPDVLQNVFWLGGVFIFLHAMRKEKTSLPFFSGIVLGLAVTTNSKAFVGVFAIYIYLALSWFLFKENRNRINKEGLMIALGIILMFTVIASYFIINNAFDEYIFYNFEFNLIALMEYHSRNLRELAGVFIKSQTVFVLSGIAAVAFLLSALIKSRFKVNDKKYLFLFVITLVSSTTIFLGLYKQQYILFLPFISILIFYIFKIFIDKAHINKRYIYYSMIFVILLYGNILYSAIEDTPFKKTTEQKNQNALTRFVIDNTDRSDPVFFLWNNCGGYMFNEDVQYFWLENEGFKSFYNRIVGYEVFGDRLIEKFEKKNVRYIVSPEKHLKNVLSEKAFTYILNNFSNENEFNGCLWIRKH, encoded by the coding sequence ATGATCAAGGAGCGGGCTGACAGTAAATCACTTCAAAAATTCATTTCAATATCTCTAGTTCTTTTTTTATTAACAAATCTTGTGTTCGCGGTTTTTCAAGTTAACAATTCACCTTATGATCACGACGAACTACAGCATGTTCACATCGGATGGAATGTGCACAACGGCAAAATTATTTATAAAGATTTTTTTGAGCACCACGGTCCTGTATTTGCATTTTTTAATAGTTTCCATTTCGACATCTTTGCATTGCAGCCGGAGACTGATACTATAGTCACATTGCGGTATGCGAGTTTTATTTCTCTGATTGCAATTTTGTGTATTACTTTTTTGATTGGTCGTGAGATATTTCAATCGAATTTTGCTGGTCTCTTTGCATCTGCATTACTCTCCGGTTTGCTATTCATCCGCGAAGCATCGACAGAGGTCCGACCTGATGTACTGCAAAATGTTTTTTGGCTTGGCGGAGTTTTTATATTTCTTCACGCAATGCGTAAAGAAAAAACCTCACTTCCTTTTTTCTCCGGAATCGTACTTGGTTTAGCAGTCACAACGAACTCAAAAGCCTTTGTGGGTGTATTTGCAATCTACATTTATCTTGCATTGAGCTGGTTTCTGTTCAAAGAAAATCGAAACAGAATAAATAAAGAAGGGTTAATGATTGCATTAGGAATTATACTCATGTTTACAGTGATTGCATCCTACTTCATAATTAACAATGCATTTGACGAATATATCTTTTACAATTTTGAATTCAATTTAATCGCGCTGATGGAGTATCACTCCCGAAATTTACGCGAACTTGCGGGAGTGTTTATAAAATCACAAACTGTTTTTGTTCTGTCAGGAATTGCGGCAGTAGCATTTTTATTATCCGCATTAATCAAATCAAGATTTAAGGTAAACGATAAAAAATATTTATTCTTATTTGTTATTACACTTGTCTCTTCAACTACAATTTTTCTTGGTTTGTACAAACAGCAATACATTCTTTTTCTTCCTTTTATATCAATATTAATCTTTTACATTTTTAAGATATTCATCGACAAAGCCCACATAAATAAGAGATATATTTATTACTCAATGATATTTGTTATCCTGTTATACGGTAATATTTTGTATTCCGCTATAGAAGACACTCCATTTAAAAAGACTACTGAACAAAAAAATCAAAACGCATTGACCCGGTTTGTAATTGATAATACTGATAGATCCGATCCTGTCTTTTTTCTCTGGAATAACTGCGGCGGTTACATGTTCAATGAAGATGTTCAGTACTTCTGGCTGGAGAATGAAGGGTTCAAATCTTTTTATAACAGAATAGTTGGATATGAAGTCTTCGGAGACAGATTGATTGAAAAGTTCGAGAAGAAAAATGTCCGGTATATTGTCTCGCCTGAAAAACATTTGAAGAATGTCTTGTCAGAAAAAGCATTCACCTACATCTTAAATAACTTTTCAAATGAAAATGAATTTAATGGGTGCCTGTGGATTAGAAAACATTAA
- a CDS encoding nucleoside deaminase encodes MDEFILAAIAEARKGSRTGGIPIGSVLVKDKKIIGRGYNKRVQENNPVLHAEIDCLTSAGRIGSYEGTILYSTLMPCYLCAGAIVQFGIKKVIAGESKNFPGAVEFLKAHGVEVVDMENEECIGMMKDFISYNEKLWNEDIGKT; translated from the coding sequence ATGGATGAATTCATATTAGCAGCGATTGCAGAAGCCAGGAAAGGCTCGCGAACGGGAGGAATTCCAATTGGTTCAGTGCTGGTTAAAGATAAAAAAATAATCGGCAGAGGTTATAATAAACGAGTACAGGAAAACAATCCCGTATTACATGCTGAAATCGATTGCCTTACTTCCGCCGGAAGAATAGGATCATATGAAGGAACCATTCTTTACTCAACCTTAATGCCCTGTTATTTATGTGCCGGCGCAATAGTACAGTTCGGCATAAAAAAAGTTATTGCAGGTGAATCAAAAAACTTTCCGGGTGCTGTGGAATTCCTTAAAGCTCATGGAGTTGAAGTGGTTGATATGGAGAATGAAGAGTGTATAGGTATGATGAAGGATTTCATCAGTTATAACGAAAAATTATGGAATGAAGATATCGGGAAAACTTAA
- a CDS encoding serine/threonine protein phosphatase has product MVAVIGDIHGCLNTLKELVSKIRKKYPYINIYTVGDLVDRGNFSYEVLEFIINEKINFTAGNHDLMFYYFIKDSSHELGRIWMYNGSEKTINSYSGRFDSISQHLDRIINAPLFYYLRDCFISHAGISTHYKSKLGKNFFDKIESLDPFLRSELMSEHGILWTRDELLNIDKLQIVGHTRQQEVTFMKSNNAVYIDTSVYTGNKLSAVIVERDKIIDTLSVSTYKEDIE; this is encoded by the coding sequence ATGGTTGCAGTAATTGGTGATATACATGGGTGTCTCAATACACTCAAGGAACTTGTTTCAAAGATTAGAAAAAAGTATCCGTACATTAATATTTACACCGTTGGTGATCTTGTCGACAGGGGTAACTTCAGTTATGAAGTCCTTGAATTCATAATAAATGAAAAAATTAATTTTACGGCTGGCAATCACGATCTTATGTTCTATTATTTTATCAAAGATTCATCCCATGAACTTGGCAGAATATGGATGTACAATGGATCTGAAAAAACTATAAACTCTTACAGCGGAAGATTCGACAGCATTTCACAGCATCTTGATCGAATTATTAATGCTCCATTATTCTATTATCTGCGGGATTGTTTCATCTCTCACGCAGGAATTTCCACTCACTATAAATCAAAACTTGGTAAGAACTTTTTTGATAAAATTGAATCACTCGATCCATTCTTAAGATCTGAACTTATGAGTGAACACGGTATTTTGTGGACGCGGGATGAGCTGCTTAATATTGATAAACTGCAGATTGTCGGTCATACCCGTCAGCAGGAAGTTACATTTATGAAGTCAAACAATGCTGTCTACATCGATACTTCAGTTTATACCGGCAATAAACTTAGTGCGGTTATAGTTGAGAGGGATAAAATCATCGACACACTTTCGGTTTCAACCTATAAAGAAGATATAGAGTAG
- a CDS encoding acetyl-CoA hydrolase/transferase family protein — MLTLEEKRTKHTLPTNILRIYNQKTVTADEAVKVIKSGDNVVVQPGCAVPLELVKAMVRRKDELQDVTVYHILIVGELPYTQQGMEKHFKHKAFFIGANTRKAVNEGRAEFIPIFLSEVPLMFKKGVIDVDVCLLNLSPPDEHGFCSYGVDVGTIKAAADRAKIIIAQINSEMPRALGDCFIHINKIHYLVEHDEAIKELPQVDPNAGKELIEVYDKIGEQVASLIEDGATLQMGIGAIPDSVLKYLGDRKDLGVHTEMFSDGLIELVENGIINGERKTLHPGKIIAGFVLGTRKTYDFIHNNPVIEFHPQEYVNDPFVIAKNYKMTAINSAIEIDLTGQVCSDSIGSRLYSGIGGQVDFIRGAARSEGGKPIIALPSATKDNTISRIVTQLKPGAGVVTSRGDVHYVVTEYGIAYLFGKTVQERARALINIAHPSFRDELTFYAKKNFFI, encoded by the coding sequence ATGCTGACCTTGGAAGAAAAAAGAACAAAACATACACTGCCTACAAATATTCTCAGAATCTACAATCAAAAAACGGTAACGGCTGATGAAGCAGTTAAAGTGATAAAGTCCGGCGACAATGTTGTTGTACAGCCCGGATGTGCTGTTCCGCTTGAGCTTGTAAAAGCAATGGTTAGACGCAAAGATGAATTGCAGGATGTAACTGTTTACCACATACTAATTGTTGGAGAACTGCCGTATACACAACAGGGAATGGAAAAACACTTTAAACACAAAGCATTTTTCATCGGTGCAAACACGCGTAAAGCTGTGAACGAAGGTCGTGCTGAATTTATTCCTATCTTCCTTTCAGAGGTTCCTTTGATGTTTAAGAAAGGTGTAATCGATGTTGATGTATGTCTTCTCAACCTTTCACCACCGGATGAACATGGATTCTGCAGTTATGGTGTCGATGTCGGTACAATTAAAGCCGCTGCTGATAGGGCAAAGATAATTATTGCTCAGATAAACAGTGAAATGCCAAGAGCATTGGGCGACTGCTTTATTCATATAAATAAAATTCATTATCTCGTTGAACACGATGAAGCAATTAAGGAACTTCCACAGGTTGATCCAAATGCAGGAAAAGAATTAATTGAAGTATATGATAAAATTGGAGAACAGGTTGCCAGTCTGATTGAAGATGGCGCCACTTTGCAAATGGGTATTGGAGCAATTCCCGACTCTGTTTTAAAATATCTTGGAGACCGTAAAGATCTTGGTGTTCATACTGAAATGTTTTCCGATGGGTTGATTGAGTTAGTCGAAAACGGAATTATTAATGGCGAAAGAAAAACACTTCACCCCGGAAAAATTATAGCAGGATTTGTTCTTGGTACCAGAAAAACTTATGACTTCATTCACAATAATCCTGTCATTGAATTTCATCCTCAGGAATATGTGAACGATCCTTTTGTAATAGCAAAAAACTATAAAATGACAGCTATAAATTCTGCTATAGAAATAGATTTGACAGGTCAGGTATGTTCTGATTCAATAGGCAGCAGACTGTACAGCGGAATTGGCGGACAGGTTGATTTTATCAGAGGCGCTGCAAGGTCCGAAGGCGGAAAGCCTATCATAGCACTTCCTTCAGCTACTAAAGACAATACCATTTCACGGATAGTCACTCAGTTAAAACCGGGTGCGGGAGTTGTTACTTCAAGAGGTGATGTACATTATGTAGTTACCGAATATGGTATTGCATATCTGTTCGGCAAAACAGTTCAGGAAAGGGCAAGGGCATTGATTAATATTGCACACCCTTCTTTCAGAGACGAGTTAACTTTTTACGCTAAAAAGAATTTCTTTATATAG